One Salvia splendens isolate huo1 chromosome 22, SspV2, whole genome shotgun sequence DNA segment encodes these proteins:
- the LOC121786172 gene encoding transcription factor bHLH137-like, which yields MAAFSSTSFQQHHPFLLDSLNFLPNSSTIHHQNLIQTTANDFLPNMDNNSSSIVTDHDKHESSDQITQHFTDKKRKCKPRSCVNSAQCKDKREVKGKKQKKIKDDEEKKNNSKENKAADYIHVRARRGQATDSHSLAERVRRERISERMKLLQTLVPGCDKVTGKALMLDEIINYVQSLQNQVEFLSMKLASVNPMFYDFGVDLESFMVRPDQELSDLQSPMASMQECSPTTANNSNFLENPIVFQQPQLPCVLTHPQGSRQTLWEVDEHRIQQQPVFIPLI from the exons ATGGCAGCCTTTTCATCAACATCATTTCAACAGCACCACCCTTTTCTCCTTGACTCTCTCAATTTCCTCCCAAACTCCTCCACCATTCATCACCAAAACCTAATTCAAACCACTGCCAATGATTTTCTCCCAAACATGGATAACAATTCCTCTTCAATTGTGACTGATCATGATAAGCATGAAAGCAGTGATCAAATCACTCAACACTTCACGGATAAAAAGAGGAAATGCAAGCCGAGATCTTGCGTGAATTCTGCTCAATGCAAG GATAAGAGAGAAGTGAAGggaaagaagcagaagaaaataaaagatgatgaagaaaagaagaataattccAAGGAAAATAAAGCTGCAGACTACATACATGTAAGGGCTAGGAGGGGCCAAGCTACTGATAGTCACAGTCTTGCTGAGAGG GTAAGGAGAGAGAGAATAAGTGAAAGAATGAAGCTCCTACAGACTCTTGTTCCTGGTTGTGACAAG GTAACTGGGAAGGCCCTCATgttggatgaaattattaattatgtCCAGTCCCTCCAAAATCAAGTTGAg TTTCTCTCAATGAAGCTTGCTTCTGTGAATCCCATGTTCTATGACTTTGGGGTGGATTTAGAATCATTCATGGTCAGGCCTGATCAG GAACTAAGTGACTTGCAATCTCCAATGGCAAGCATGCAAGAATGCAGCCCCACAACAGCCAACAACTCTAATTTTCTTGAAAATCCTATTGTATTTCAACAACCCCAACTTCCATGTGTCCTCACACACCCACAG GGAAGCAGACAGACCTTGTGGGAAGTGGATGAGCATAGGATTCAACAACAGCCTGTTTTCATTCCATTAATATAA